The Centroberyx gerrardi isolate f3 chromosome 19, fCenGer3.hap1.cur.20231027, whole genome shotgun sequence genome has a segment encoding these proteins:
- the gmpr gene encoding GMP reductase 1 isoform X2 has protein sequence MPRVDADLKLDFKDVLFRPKRSSLKSRSEVDLQRTFTFRNSKQTYTGIPIIAANMDTTGTFEMAQVLSKHLAASSGSGKADLEKLCAILEAIPALKYICLDVANGYSEYFVEFVKTVREKFPKHTIMAGNVVTGEMVEELILSGADIIKVGIGPGSVCTTRIKTGVGYPQLSAVIECADSAHGLKGHIISDGGCSCPGDVAKAFGAGADFVMMGGMLAGHDQCSGEVIEKDGKKVKLFYGMSSDTAMKKYVGGVAEYRASEGRTVEVPYRGDVENTIRDVLGGLRSTCTYVGAAKLKELSRRTTFIRVTQQSSHMFT, from the exons ATGCCTCGTGTGGACGCAGACCTGAAGCTGGACTTTAAAGATGTCCTCTTCAGACCCAAGAGGAGCAGCCTAAAGAGTCGCTCTGAG GTGGACCTTCAGAGGACCTTCACATTCCGCAACTCCAAACAGACCTACACCGGCATCCCCATCATCGCCGCCAACATGGACACCACAGGAACCTTTGAGATGGCCCAGGTCCTCAGCAAA CATCTAGCTGCCAGCTCAGGCAGCGGCAAGGCCGACCTGGAGAAGCTGTGCGCCATCTTGGAAGCCATCCCTGCCCTCAAGTACATCTGTCTGGATGTGGCCAACGGCTACTCCGAGTACTTTGTGGAGTTTGTCAAGACGGTCAGAGAAAAGTTCCCCAAACACACCATCATG GCTGGCAACGTGGTAACAGGGGAGATGGTGGAGGAGCTCATCCTCTCTGGTGCTGACATCATCAAAGTGGGCATCGGGCCAG GCTCTGTGTGTACGACACGTATCAAGACGGGGGTGGGCTACCCACAGCTCAGCGCTGTTATAGAGTGTGCAGACTCAGCCCACGGACTCAAGGGGCACATCATCTCT GATGGTGGCTGCAGTTGCCCAGGTGATGTGGCTAAAGCCTTCG GCGCGGGGGCCGACTTTGTGATGATGGGAGGGATGCTGGCGGGACACGACCAGTGCTCCGGGGAGGTCATCGAGAAGGACGGCAAGAAGGTCAAGCTCTTCTACGGCATGAGCTCCGACACGGCCATGAAGAAATATGTGGGGGGAGTTGCCGAGTATAG GGCGTCAGAGGGCAGGACGGTGGAGGTTCCCTACAGGGGCGACGTAGAGAACACCATCCGGGACGTGCTGGGCGGCCTCCGCTCCACCTGCACCTACGTGGGCGCCGCCAAGCTCAAAGAGCTGAGCCGCAGGACCACCTTCATCCGCGTCACACAGCAGTCCAGCCACATGTTCACCTAG
- the gmpr gene encoding GMP reductase 1 isoform X1 has product MPRVDADLKLDFKDVLFRPKRSSLKSRSEVDLQRTFTFRNSKQTYTGIPIIAANMDTTGTFEMAQVLSKHTLFTAIHKHYSLDEWKNFAASHPECLEHLAASSGSGKADLEKLCAILEAIPALKYICLDVANGYSEYFVEFVKTVREKFPKHTIMAGNVVTGEMVEELILSGADIIKVGIGPGSVCTTRIKTGVGYPQLSAVIECADSAHGLKGHIISDGGCSCPGDVAKAFGAGADFVMMGGMLAGHDQCSGEVIEKDGKKVKLFYGMSSDTAMKKYVGGVAEYRASEGRTVEVPYRGDVENTIRDVLGGLRSTCTYVGAAKLKELSRRTTFIRVTQQSSHMFT; this is encoded by the exons ATGCCTCGTGTGGACGCAGACCTGAAGCTGGACTTTAAAGATGTCCTCTTCAGACCCAAGAGGAGCAGCCTAAAGAGTCGCTCTGAG GTGGACCTTCAGAGGACCTTCACATTCCGCAACTCCAAACAGACCTACACCGGCATCCCCATCATCGCCGCCAACATGGACACCACAGGAACCTTTGAGATGGCCCAGGTCCTCAGCAAA CACACCCTCTTCACAGCCATTCATAAGCACTACTCTTTAGACGAGTGGAAAAACTTTGCTGCTAGTCATCCAGAGTGCTTAGAG CATCTAGCTGCCAGCTCAGGCAGCGGCAAGGCCGACCTGGAGAAGCTGTGCGCCATCTTGGAAGCCATCCCTGCCCTCAAGTACATCTGTCTGGATGTGGCCAACGGCTACTCCGAGTACTTTGTGGAGTTTGTCAAGACGGTCAGAGAAAAGTTCCCCAAACACACCATCATG GCTGGCAACGTGGTAACAGGGGAGATGGTGGAGGAGCTCATCCTCTCTGGTGCTGACATCATCAAAGTGGGCATCGGGCCAG GCTCTGTGTGTACGACACGTATCAAGACGGGGGTGGGCTACCCACAGCTCAGCGCTGTTATAGAGTGTGCAGACTCAGCCCACGGACTCAAGGGGCACATCATCTCT GATGGTGGCTGCAGTTGCCCAGGTGATGTGGCTAAAGCCTTCG GCGCGGGGGCCGACTTTGTGATGATGGGAGGGATGCTGGCGGGACACGACCAGTGCTCCGGGGAGGTCATCGAGAAGGACGGCAAGAAGGTCAAGCTCTTCTACGGCATGAGCTCCGACACGGCCATGAAGAAATATGTGGGGGGAGTTGCCGAGTATAG GGCGTCAGAGGGCAGGACGGTGGAGGTTCCCTACAGGGGCGACGTAGAGAACACCATCCGGGACGTGCTGGGCGGCCTCCGCTCCACCTGCACCTACGTGGGCGCCGCCAAGCTCAAAGAGCTGAGCCGCAGGACCACCTTCATCCGCGTCACACAGCAGTCCAGCCACATGTTCACCTAG